In the Diachasmimorpha longicaudata isolate KC_UGA_2023 chromosome 1, iyDiaLong2, whole genome shotgun sequence genome, one interval contains:
- the LOC135160640 gene encoding rho GDP-dissociation inhibitor 2 yields MADAAGDHVDPVEEELEVESNYKPPPEKTIEQLLEADKEDESLRKYKETLLGEARAGGVVIDPDDPRKVIVKKLALCVSDRPDMELDLTGDLRQLKKQTFTIKEGVSYRIRIDFIVQREIVHGLRYVQKTYRLGVPVDKMTHMVGSYPPKTEVQSYTTPPEDAPAGVMARGSYTVSSLFTDDDKHEHLKWEWSFDIKKDWKE; encoded by the exons ATGGCAGATGCAGCCGGTGATCATGTTGACCCTGTTGAGGAAGAATTGGAAGTTGAATCAAACTATAAACCTCCCCCAGAGAAAACGATAGAGCAACTGCTCGAAGCCGATAAAGAGGATGAAAGTTTGAGAAAATACAAGGAGACACTTTTGGGTGAAGCTCGGGCTGGCGGGGTGGTCATTG ATCCCGATGATCCTCGCAAAgtaatcgtaaaaaaattggCACTGTGTGTTAGTGACAGACCCGATATGGAGCTTGATTTAACTGGGGATCTACGTCAGCTCAAAAAACAAACATTCACCATCAAGGAAGGTGTCAGCTATCGCATCCgaattgattttattgttcAACGGGAGATTGTCCACGGTTTGAGATATGTACAAAAAACATACAGGCTAGGAGTACCCG TTGACAAAATGACCCACATGGTTGGTTCTTATCCACCAAAAACTGAAGTCCAATCGTACACAACTCCACCGGAAGATGCACCAGCAGGTGTTATGGCACGGGGATCCTACACTGTGAGTTCTTTATTCACCGATGATGATAAGCATGAGCATCTCAAGTGGGAGTGGTCATTTGATATTAAGAAAGATTGGAAGGAATAA
- the Dnaaf5 gene encoding dynein axonemal assembly factor 5 — MYFLLIIIKYNKLQQIGVPMVSNNCLATVDRSCRDLLDNLTIYPNDQKRLGIVIKMSRVEQLQLSEICVSFQCQEKHKRLRALEKFRKIINNSEGEWSTSELSEMWQIMSKYIAKQLTDPSESCRNMAIEITKTMLESLPDFEKNIIYLMPVLVRRLGSQEILEPSEEVRLNCVVLLRVIIKKYNQHLPVYVDDMVVILAKTVVDDYPKIKSESCDAISELAKGIPAQFYTKSETIVKPILSNFSHQHYRIRVASIKTIGNVLLYGNNRSLEDVTCSMAARLFDQSGAVRNAVIEVVGDWLLNLRDRYSWWFKLIPLLLTGLHDEIEAIRVRANNLWSSTGRQYLQENESDDKIKDKLDYLTFPPEHYPPNIERPNLGCRIIVQQNIGKLVGGICRELDDWLSDIRVRSAQLLAVLVLNAEQDTIQHIEKLLPSMYKACADEDQRVSINVVTAAEYMGYFVPPQTYCRLVLPTIEDGNIHFGHLKFFAAILRGSQRALLSKELKTIANFLQQSYICRSKKANYQQELLKCCQALLDVCLEDCASISQELFISIFTVWSMSQNQSTRDFARQLLLTLSEMGNDKTLQEFYVSHLSPLLRDIKNTAETWTVHSGELNIFHLCLLEANAATLENVDIVLPILRATMSQDSDVELKLKLFILLSELLQRRGVCSMKQEDLNGFLVEFLNDILLPCLVWTAGRSAEALRTAAVGCLCALLEESADEQIDQFETHNCNNRMNTIFSSNEIFSPIFKQVKPILVSLIDDNSRKTRLFALRAIYLMIKNASKFFCVTEEDIIEIYSAIVRRLDDGCDDVRFAAIETLVFVWKVSKLHNVNVGESHVNYLYTSIIVHLDDPEECFQTLMSDAMMALAEIHPKMLADKIEKCKINFRNQVELGKLQDKCYQLINKAEQ, encoded by the exons ATGTACTTCCtcttaataataatcaaatataatAAATTGCAACAAATTGGTGTTCCCATGGTTTCAAACAACTGCTTAGCAACAGTCGATCGGAGTTGTAGAGACCTTTTGGATAATTTAACTATTTACCCAAACGACCAGAAAAGACTGGGCATAGTGATAAAAATGTCCAGGGTGGAACAACTTCAACTCAGCGAGATCTGTGTATCATTTCAATGTCAGGAGAAGCACAAGCGGTTGAGggcgttggaaaaatttcgaaaaattattaataatagtgAGGGAGAATGGTCCACCAGCGAACTGTCGGAGATGTGGCAGATCATGAGCAAATACATTGCGAAGCAGTTGACAGATCCGTCAGAATCTTGCAGAAATATGGCCATTGAAATAACGAAAACAATGCTGGAGTCTCTTCCtgattttgagaaaaatataatatacttGATGCCAGTATTGGTGCGACGCTTGGGATCTCAAGAGATTCTTGAACCTTCGGAAGAAGTCCGACTGAATTGTGTCGTTCTACTTCGAGTAATAATCAAGAAGTATAATCAACATTTGCCAGTGTACGTTGACGACATGGTGGTGATTCTTGCAAAGACCGTTGTTGATGATTATCCAAAAATTAAAAGTGAAAGCTGTGATGCTATTTCAGAATTAGCAAAGGGCATTCCTGCCCAATTTTATACGAAGAGCGAGACTATCGTTAAGCCAATattgagtaatttttcacatcaaCATTATCGAATTCGAGTGGCGAGTATCAAGACAATTGGCAATGTTTTACTCTATGGAAATAATAGGTCTTTAGAGGATGTGACTTGTTCCATGGCTGCAAGATTGTTCGATCAAAGTGGAGCTGTGAGAAACG CTGTTATTGAAGTCGTTGGTGATTGGTTGCTGAACCTTCGAGATCGATACAGCTGGTGGTTCAAACTCATACCACTTCTTTTGACTGGGCTCCATGATGAGATTGAAGCCATTCGAGTGAGGGCCAATAATTTGTGGAGCTCCACGGGGAGGCAGTATTTACAGGAAAATGAATCCGATGATAAAATCAAGGATAAATTAGATTATTTGACTTTTCCACCTGAGCATTATCCTCCCAACA TTGAGAGACCGAACTTGGGATGTCGAATAATTGTGCAGCAAAACATTGGGAAATTGGTGGGCGGAATATGCAGAGAACTGGACGATTGGCTGTCTGACATTCGAGTTAGATCAGCTCAGTTATTAGCAGTTCTTGTTTTAAATGCCGAGCAGGATACAATTCAGCATATAGAAAAGCTCTTGCCATCAATGTACAAAGCTTGTGCTGACGAAGATCAGAGAGTGTCCATCAATGTTGTTACTGCTGCTGAATATATGGGATATTTTGTCCCTCCTCAAACTTATTGCCGGCTAGTTCTTCCTACTATTGAAGATGGCAACATTCATTTTGGACATTTAAAATTCTTCGCTGCCATTCTTCGGGGTAGCCAACGTGCACTACTCTCCAAAGAATTGAAAACAATTGCTAATTTTTTACAGCAGTCGTACATTTGTCGCAGTAAGAAGGCGAATTATCAGCAGGAACTCTTGAAATGTTGTCAAGCTCTATTGGATGTCTGTTTAGAG gatTGTGCTAGCATATCGCAAGAGCTTTTTATCTCCATATTCACTGTATGGTCAATGTCCCAGAATCAAAGTACCAGAGATTTCGCCCGACAACTCTTGCTAACCCTCTCTGAAATGGGAAATGACAAAACTCTTCAAGAATTCTATGTGTCACATCTTTCCCCCCTTCTGCgtgatataaaaaatacagcAGAGACCTGGACAGTGCACAGTGGagagttgaatatttttcacctgTGCTTGTTAGAAGCGAATGCAGCAACGTTGGAGAATGTTGACATTGTCCTGCCGATTCTACGAGCAACCATGAGCCAGGACTCTGATGTAGAGCTGAAATTAAAGCTTTTCATTCTCCTATCAGAATTATTGCAACGTCGAGGTGTATGTTCGATGAAGCAAGAAGATTTAAATGGATTTCTCGTCGAGTTTTTAAATGATATCTTGTTGCCATGTCTAGTCTGGACGGCAGGAAGATCAGCAGAGGCACTCAGAACAGCAGCTGTTGGATGTCTATGTGCACTTTTGGAAGAATCAGCTGACGAACAAATTGATCAATTCGAAACTCACAACTGCAACAACCGGATgaatactattttttcaagcaacgaaatattttcaccaattttcaaacaaGTCAAACCCATTCTTGTATCTCTAATTGATGACAATTCCCGGAAGACACGATTGTTTGCTCTCCGTGCAATATATTTGATGATTAAGAATGCATCGAAATTCTTTTGTGTTACTGAGGAGgatattattgaaatttattctgCAATTGTGCGAAGATTAGACGATGGCTGTGATGACGTTAGGTTTGCAGCTATTGAGACATTAGTTTTTGTGTGGAAAGTCTCGAAGCTGCACAATGTCAACGTGGGGGAGAGTCATGTAAATTATCTTTACACCTCCATCATTGTCCATTTGGATGATCCAGAAGAATGTTTTCAAACTCTGATGTCAG ATGCGATGATGGCACTTGCTGAAATTCACCCGAAAATGCTTGccgataaaattgaaaaatgcaaaatcaaTTTCCGGAATCAAGTGGAATTGGGAAAACTCCAAGATAAATGTTATCAGTTAATAAATAAAGCAGAGCAGTAA